One genomic window of Numida meleagris isolate 19003 breed g44 Domestic line chromosome 1, NumMel1.0, whole genome shotgun sequence includes the following:
- the LOC110392228 gene encoding uncharacterized protein LOC110392228, whose translation MLSMASCCIPLHPMASRCILLHPSASHDIPVRASHGIPLHPMTSHCIPVHHSARFPWHPAASHCILLHPTASHCSAAAGLHGLQCRHQSAPIAADPLRGSCLHALVTLQLPQCSATAAARLLRWVHCIALMEAPGMRQGCTGDALGMHQGCVRNAPELHQECTRVPSGMHPSCTRNALRLHQGCTRVASGMRWECTSVVSGMCWGCTQDASGLHQRCTGNAPGSHQECTAVALEMHLSCTRSALRLHQGCTEVAPGMHQDCIRNAPELHRGYSGDAQGLHQECAGNAPALCQECAGVAPRMH comes from the coding sequence ATGCTTTCCATGGCATCCTGTTGCATCCCACTGCATCCCATGGCATCCCGATGCATCCTGCTGCATCCCAGTGCATCCCATGACATCCCAGTGCGTGCTTCCCATGGCATCCCACTGCATCCCATGACATCTCACTGCATCCCAGTGCATCACAGTGCACGTTTCCCATGGCATCCTGCTGCGTCCCACTGCATCCTATTGCATCCCACTGCATCCCACTGCAGTGCAGCCGCCGGATTGCATGGGCTGCAGTGCAGGCATCAGAGCGCACCCATCGCTGCAGATCCACTGCGTGGCAGCTGCTTGCACGCACTGGTGACATTGCAGCTGCCACAGTGCAGTGCAACTGCTGCGGCACGCCTGCTGCGTTGGGTGCACTGCATTGCTCTCATGGAAGCACCAGGGATGCGCCAGGGTTGCACCGGGGATGCACTGGGAATGCACCAGGGTTGTGTCAGGAATGCACCAGAGTTGCATCAGGAGTGCACCAGGGTTCCATCAGGAATGCACCCGAGTTGCACCAGGAATGCACTACGGTTACACCAGGGATGCACAAGGGTTGCATCAGGAATGCGCTGGGAATGCACCAGCGTTGTGTCAGGAATGTGCTGGGGTTGCACCCAGGATGCGTCAGGGTTGCATCAGAGATGCACTGGGAATGCACCAGGGTCGCACCAGGAATGCACTGCGGTTGCATTAGAGATGCACCTGAGTTGCACCAGGAGTGCACTACGGTTACACCAGGGATGCACGGAGGTTGCACCAGGAATGCACCAGGATTGCATCAGGAATGCCCCAGAGTTGCACCGGGGATACAGCGGGGATGCACAAGGGTTGCATCAGGAATGTGCTGGGAATGCACCAGCGTTGTGTCAGGAATGTGCTGGGGTTGCACCCAGGATGCACTGA